The genomic interval TCTTGATAACGGAGAGGACGGAGTTGGTGTAGGCGGTGTTGCTGTTGACTGTGGGCTGGTAGTCGATCAGCTGGGCGCTGGTGGCGTAGGTGTTCGCGCCGGTGGTGTTGATGTTCAGGGTAACGTTGTGGGCGCCGTGGCTGGCGGCGGTGGCGTTATCCTGGCTGCCGTAGATGCGGGTGGTGCCGGAGGAGCCGTCCGCCGTGCTGAGGCCAGCGACGGTGGCGGTGATGGCGGTGGCGTTGGTGTTGGCGTCCAGGTAGACGTTCTTCGAGTTGCTGCCGTCGAAGTTTAGGGCGCCCAGGCTATAGCTGTTGGTGACGTTGATGGAGAGGACGCTGTTGGCGGAGCTGCCGGTCAGGGTGATGCTGTTCGTGCCGGCTTGGCTGAGGTTGCCGATGCCGGTGTAGGTGCTGGCGACGCCGCCGATGTCGAGGTTGCCGCCGTTGATCACGACGTCGTGGAGGGTGAGGGAGAGGCCGTTGCCGCGGAAGATGAGCGAGGCGCTATTGCTAACCGTCAGGGTGCCCAGGACGTTGTAGGTTCCCGCCGTGCCGCCATAGAAAAGGGTGTTCACCTGGGAGGCCGTGGCCTGGGTGATGTTGTTGATGGAGTGGGCGGCGGTGGAGAGTGTGATAGAGGCGTTGGCGGTGCTGAAGCCGGTGATGTTGTCGGTCGCTCCGGGCACCACCCCGTCGCTCCAGCTGGTCGTGGCGTCATAGGAAGTGTTGTTCGTGCCGATGTAGCCGTAGTCGGCGGCCTGGGCGGCGGAGGCAAGAAGGGCAAGGAACCCCGCCAATAGGAAGGAAGAACGTTTCATGGGTTAATCCTGGAAGGTCGCGGCCATGCGGCGGCGGGAGAGGACGAAGAGGGCTAAACCGCCGATGAGAAAGGCGTAGGTGGACGGCTCCGGCACGGCGCTGAAGGAAAGGGTGTAGGCGGTGCCGCTTTGGGTGACGTTGGCGGTGTAGCTGCTGGTGTCGTACCCGGTGATGGAGGCGAAGGTGAAGCCGGTGGTGGTGACGCCGGTGAAGATATTATAGGTGTTCGAGTAGCTGAAGCCGGTGCCCAGGCTCAGGGAGAGGGAGACGTTGCCGGAGCCGGTGAGCCAGTCGCCCGCCGAAGAGAACGCCACGGAGCTGGAAGCGGTGTCGAGGGTCAGGGAGAGGGTGGAGCCGCTGCCGAAGGCCAGTTTGCTGCCGGAGGATAGGTTGAAGGTGAGGGTGCCGGTGGTGTCGCCGGGAGCGAGGGTGCCGTTGATGGTGACGTTGTTCCCGGCGGTGGGGGCGATGATGCCGGTTCCGGCCAGGGTGGCGCCGTTGGAGACGGTGACGGCGCCCGTGCCGGTGCCGCTGCCGGTCGTGTTGTTTACGACGAGTCTGCCCTGCTGGACGGTGGTGCCGCCGCTGTAAGTGCTGGCGCCGGAGAATTTCTGCGTGCCGGTGCCGGTCTTGGTGACGGAGAGAACGGAGTTGGTGTAGGCGTTGGTCATGGCGCCGGCGGAACCCGTGACATAATCAGCCATGACGGCGGTGGTGGCATAATCAGCGGTGTTGCTGATGTTCAGGGTGACGTAGTGAGCGCCATGGAGCGCCGATCCGCTCGTGCTCAAGTCTTGGGCGCCGTAGATTTGGATCGAACCGCTCGAGCCGCTCAACCCGCCGACGGTGGCGATGATGGGGGCGCTGCTGCTGGTTTGTCCAATGGCATTGGCATCGAGATAGACGTATTTGGTGTTGGTCCAGCTGCCGAAATCGAGGGTGCCGACGTTGTAGTTGGCGGCAGAATTGAACAGAAGGTTGCTGGCGAGGGCGGAGCCGCTGGAGGCAAAAATGATGGATGAATTATGGGATTGGGAGACGGTGGCAACGGGAGTGTAGCCGCTGGCCCCCGCGCCGAAGAAAAGCCCCGCGCCGGTGGAAATATAGGCATTGCCGCTCAGATTAACGGTCAGGTATTGGCCGCGGAAAGAGAGCGTGCCAAGTTGGTCGTAGATTGAGCCCAGAATATTGTACGTGATGGGCGTCGCCGCGACGTAATTGAGTTGGAGGGTCTGGCTGTTCGTGATGTTGTTGATGGAGTAATCGCTGTTCCCCAGATTGATGACGGTGTTGGTGCTGACGGTGAAATTATCACCGGCGCCGGGAGGAACGGTTGCCGGGCTGCCGCCGACGGTCCAGTTGGTGGCGGTGTCGTAGGACGTATTGGACGGCCCGGACCACGTGTAATCGCTCGCGTGAAGGGGGGCGCTTGTCAAAATGACGATCCCCAGCGCTAGGAAAACATGAAATAACGCTTTCACCTCCCCAGGGTGAACCTGAAATAACAGCTTGTCGACGCAAATATTCGCTTAAATTGCAAAATTTTAAACCGATCTCTTATGGTTGGGGCCAAATCGAGGCCAGGGACCAGGCCTTTGCTTCACGGACATTAATTTTATGATCTGCCTGCAGGCTTAGGCCGATTTGGGAGGGATCGATGAGGTAGGGCGCGGCCAGGAGGGTCCGGCCTGCCGCGCCGAAAATTTCGATGGAGGCCCGATCGACCAAGACGCGCAGGCTAAGCGGCTGTCCCGCCGGGTAGGGGGCTGTGCGGCCGAAGGCGGATAGGGTGTGGGCGGCGGCATCATAGGTGATCGGCTGGCCGTGGACGGTCAGGACGATTTTCTTGGCCTCGCCGGGGTCGAGGGTCAGCTCCAGGTCGAGGAGTTCCGCCGTGAAACCTTCCAGGAAATTGGAGCCGGGCGCGGCTCCGCCCGCGGCCCATACATGCGTGGGCCCGCGCAGGAGTTCCAATTCGGGGACGGGCTGGATGCGGACCTCCGGGCCGGAGGGGCCGCGAGCCAAGGTGATCTCCCGGGGGACGGTCATTTGCTGGGTGAAGGGCATGTCTGGGAACTTGCCGCCCTGGAGATAGCCCAGCTGGACGTGGCGGCCGGAGAAGTTGCTGAAGGTTTGCTGAGCGTAGACGCCTTCCCACGGGGTGCTCCACACGGGTCCTTCGGGGATGAAGGCTTTCCCATCGAACTGGCCTACGTAGTAATTGCCGTTGGCGCAAAAGACCCAGCGGGTTTCCTGCGGGTCGCCGTCGACGGGGAGCTGGAAGAGGTCGGGGTTCTCGATGACGCCGGGCAGGGAGATGTCGGAAAGGCGGGTCCACTCGGTCAGATTGGGGGAGCGCAGCAGGGTGTAGACGCCCGGCTTGAGGAAGAGGGCCATGATCCAGCTCTTGCTCGGCTCGTGCCAGATGACCTTTGGGTCGCGGTTGCCGCCGTAGACGTTCGGCACCACGGGGTTCTTTGGGTGTTTGATCCAGGTCTTCCCGTTGTCCGGGGAGTAGCACATTGACTGGGAGGTGAGCTGGCCGTAGGAGGCGGGATTCATCCCGCTGGCGGAGGTGTAGAAGCAGGCGATGACTTTGTCCGGGCCGGTGGCCAGGCCCGCCGTGTCGTTCACGTCGGCCACGGCGCTGCCGGAATAGACGGTGCCGTAGCGGTCCGTGTAGACGGCGTCCGGCAGCTCCGTCCAATGGAGGAGATCCTTGCTCACCGCGTGGCCCCAGCTGCGGATGGCCGTCCGCTTCAGCCCGTAGGAGAAGTGCTCGCAAAAGATGTGGAACTCCCCGTTGGCGTAGACCAGGCCCACGGGATCGAGCTGCCGCCCCCGGCGGGAGGTGTAGTGGAACTGAGGCCGGTATTTCTCCCGGTAAAGGCCGGGTTCCGGCCAGGCGTCGACCTGCTCGACGGCCGCCAACCCGTCGCCACGGGGCGGCTGCCAGTCCCGCTCCAGCCGCAGCGTCTGCCCGCGGAAAGGGGCGACGTTTTCGTAGACCCAGAAATCGGGCTTTGCGCCGTCGGCCAGTTCCACTTCGAATTCCCGCAGCAGCTCCCCCTCCCGCGAGAGCCGCATCAGGGTGTGGCGTGCGCCGTTCTTCACCGGGATGCGGAGCCAGTCGTGTTCCACGCGAAGGTCGCGGGAGGCCCGCATGCGGGTGAAGTCGGCATCGCTCTGCACGATCTGGTCCAGGAGGATGGCGTTGTTCGTGGAGGCGTCGAAGAGTTCCAGCGTCGCCTCTTTCCCGTCCCAGGCGGAGACGTCCCACGCGTGCCAGTCCAGCCGCTGCATCTTCCCCGTGGCGTCATTGGGGCCGGTGGCGGTGAGGACGGTCTGGCCGTCGACTTTCAGCCGGAGGCCGAGGCGCTCGACGTCCTTGCCCCCGCCGATGAGGAAGTTGAGGTAATGCCGCTCGATGCGGAAGGGGGCGGAGCGGAGCGTGCCGGTCCCCTCGTTCCCCTTTACGAAGGAGTCGGCGAAGCCCCGGCCCAGCCAGCCGCTGGGCGGCCCTTGGCCGCGCAGTTCCGCCCGGGTGGGCCCGGTGCCGAAGGCGTCTCCCTCCACCGTCCACCCGTCGTAATGATCCCCCTCAAAGTCCGCGACGACGACATCCGGCCGCTCGATGGCAAAGGCGTGGGCCACCCAAAGAAAACTGAAAAAAAGGAGCGTTCGCATCTTGAGCATTAATTATTGTAAATACTGCGTTATGGGCGTTATATCATCTTCGCTTTTCTCGGCGAATTGTTTTCCACCCTAAAAAAATCAAACGGAAGGGGCATCTATGCGGACGGAACGGACTTTGGCGCTTGTCTTGGGGATTTTCCTGGCGGCGGGGGCGGCGTGGGCGGAAAAGCCGCCGTTCCGCACCATGCTGAGCAGCGACACCACTAATATTCCGAACTGTCCCAGCCCGTTCCGTCCCCAAAAAGGAGGCCCGATCACCGACGCGGACATCCGCGCTTCCGTGACCGAGACGGCGGGGCAGGGGATCGACGTCCATATGCTTCAGCCCGGACTGGGCTGGGTGCCGTGGTGGCCCAGCCAGTTTTTGCCGATGAAGGATCACGTCGCCTGGCTGGAGTCACAGGGCCGCAAGCCCGACGCCTTCGAGAAATATGTGCTGGGCGGCGGGGACATGGTGCGGGTCTTCATCGACCAGTGCCGTGCCAGCGGGGAGGCGCCCTTCATTTCGATCCGGATGAATGACCTGCACCATGTAGGACGGGGCATTCGTTCCAAGGCGGAAGGGGAGGCGGACAAGGTGAAGGCCATGAAGGAGTTCGCCTTTTTTGCCGACCACCCGGAATTCCGCATCGGTCCCGGTGTCCCCGGCAACAAGGCTCTGCCTTACGCCCTGGACTGGGGCCGCCCCGAGGTGCGCGATTATAAATACCGCCTCCTGGAGGAGCTGTGCCGGAACTACGACTTCGACGGGCTCGAGCTCGATTTCATGCGGGCGGCGATCCTCTTCCACCCCGCCCGGACCACTTCCGCCGAACGGCGGCAGATCCTCACCGGCTTCGTGAAAAAGGTCCGCCAGCTCCTGGATGAGACGGCCAAGCCGGGAGTGCATCGCTGGCTCTGCGTCCGCATCCCCGCCTATCCGGAGACTTACGACGGAATGGGCATCGACCTGGCCGACTTGGCCGCCGCCGGCGTCGACATGGTCAACGCCAGCAGTTCCTATTTCACCGACATGCAGATCCCCGTGGCCAAGCTGCGCAAGGAACTGCCGGAGTCGGCGGCTCTCTACGAGGAGATCCACTTCGCCACGGGCCAAGGGCTTAAGACCCCCACGGAGACCCTTTTCCGCCGTTCCAGCCGGGAGGAATTGGAGACCGCGGCGCACCTGGCCTACGCGCGCGGGGCCGACGGCGTCAGCGCGTTCAACTTCCAGTATTACCGGGGCACCTACGGAAAGACCGACGTGGGCGGGGAATCCGCGGAACCGCCCTATTCCGTCTTCAAGCTGCTGCGGGATCCCGCGGCCCTCTCCAAGCTGCCGCAGGATTATTTCTGGGGCTGGATCTACAGCACGCCCTACCGGAAGGACCTGCCTTTGGACAAGCCGCTCCAGGCGGGCAAGCCGCAGGAGCTGACGCTCGACATGGCGCCGCCGGAGGGCGGCTGGCAGCAGGAAGGGCGGCTCCGCGTCCAGGCCACCGCCGACCTGAAGGGGGCCAAGCTGCAGGCCTACCTCAACAACGTCCCGTTGGAGCCTTTCGCCGACGTCTCCTCCCCGCATCCGGAATATCCCGTGGCCGTGGGCAAGCCGGAGGACTACCGCGCCTGGAAGGTCCCGGCGGCGCTCCCGAAGGAGGGGCCCAACGTCCTGCGCCTCCTCCTGGAAAGCGGGGAGCCGGTGAAGCTCTATTACCTCGACGTTTGGCTGCCCTGACCCGGTTTCATGAAAAGAAAGGCCTTATTCCTCGGCGCGGCGTTCCTTTGCGGCGCGCTTTGCGCCACGGCGGCGGAGAAAGCGCCGTTCCGCGTCATCTTCAGCAACGACACGACGA from Verrucomicrobium sp. carries:
- a CDS encoding autotransporter-associated beta strand repeat-containing protein — protein: MKRSSFLLAGFLALLASAAQAADYGYIGTNNTSYDATTSWSDGVVPGATDNITGFSTANASITLSTAAHSINNITQATASQVNTLFYGGTAGTYNVLGTLTVSNSASLIFRGNGLSLTLHDVVINGGNLDIGGVASTYTGIGNLSQAGTNSITLTGSSANSVLSINVTNSYSLGALNFDGSNSKNVYLDANTNATAITATVAGLSTADGSSGTTRIYGSQDNATAASHGAHNVTLNINTTGANTYATSAQLIDYQPTVNSNTAYTNSVLSVIKSGTGTQKLSAASTYSGGTIVQQGKLVVNNATGSGTGTGAVTVSNGATLAGTGIIAPTAGNNVTINGTLAPGDTAGTLTFNLSSGSKLAFGSGSTLSLTLGTSSSEVSFSTAGDWLTGSGNVSLSLSLGTGFSYSNTYNVFDNVTTTGFTFASITGYDTNSYSASVAKVGNSYTLSFSAVPEPSTYALFIGGLALFILSRRRMAATFRG
- a CDS encoding autotransporter-associated beta strand repeat-containing protein, yielding MTSAPLHASDYTWSGPSNTSYDTATNWTVGGSPATVPPGAGDNFTVSTNTVINLGNSDYSINNITNSQTLQLNYVAATPITYNILGSIYDQLGTLSFRGQYLTVNLSGNAYISTGAGLFFGAGASGYTPVATVSQSHNSSIIFASSGSALASNLLFNSAANYNVGTLDFGSWTNTKYVYLDANAIGQTSSSAPIIATVGGLSGSSGSIQIYGAQDLSTSGSALHGAHYVTLNISNTADYATTAVMADYVTGSAGAMTNAYTNSVLSVTKTGTGTQKFSGASTYSGGTTVQQGRLVVNNTTGSGTGTGAVTVSNGATLAGTGIIAPTAGNNVTINGTLAPGDTTGTLTFNLSSGSKLAFGSGSTLSLTLDTASSSVAFSSAGDWLTGSGNVSLSLSLGTGFSYSNTYNIFTGVTTTGFTFASITGYDTSSYTANVTQSGTAYTLSFSAVPEPSTYAFLIGGLALFVLSRRRMAATFQD
- a CDS encoding glycoside hydrolase family 32 protein; this encodes MAHAFAIERPDVVVADFEGDHYDGWTVEGDAFGTGPTRAELRGQGPPSGWLGRGFADSFVKGNEGTGTLRSAPFRIERHYLNFLIGGGKDVERLGLRLKVDGQTVLTATGPNDATGKMQRLDWHAWDVSAWDGKEATLELFDASTNNAILLDQIVQSDADFTRMRASRDLRVEHDWLRIPVKNGARHTLMRLSREGELLREFEVELADGAKPDFWVYENVAPFRGQTLRLERDWQPPRGDGLAAVEQVDAWPEPGLYREKYRPQFHYTSRRGRQLDPVGLVYANGEFHIFCEHFSYGLKRTAIRSWGHAVSKDLLHWTELPDAVYTDRYGTVYSGSAVADVNDTAGLATGPDKVIACFYTSASGMNPASYGQLTSQSMCYSPDNGKTWIKHPKNPVVPNVYGGNRDPKVIWHEPSKSWIMALFLKPGVYTLLRSPNLTEWTRLSDISLPGVIENPDLFQLPVDGDPQETRWVFCANGNYYVGQFDGKAFIPEGPVWSTPWEGVYAQQTFSNFSGRHVQLGYLQGGKFPDMPFTQQMTVPREITLARGPSGPEVRIQPVPELELLRGPTHVWAAGGAAPGSNFLEGFTAELLDLELTLDPGEAKKIVLTVHGQPITYDAAAHTLSAFGRTAPYPAGQPLSLRVLVDRASIEIFGAAGRTLLAAPYLIDPSQIGLSLQADHKINVREAKAWSLASIWPQP